One segment of Solanum stenotomum isolate F172 chromosome 1, ASM1918654v1, whole genome shotgun sequence DNA contains the following:
- the LOC125869477 gene encoding pectinesterase 3, translated as MATPHQSLLTKTHKQNPIISLKILTFVITFFVALFLVVFLVSPYQFEIKHSNLCKTAQDSQLCLTYVSKIVTSDSDGLSILKKFLVKYVHQMNSAIPVVRKIKNQINDIHQQGALTDCLELLDLSVDLVSDSIVAIDKRSHSGHANAQSWLSGVLTNHVTCLDSLSTKNGTVLDELITRAKVALAMLASVTTHDEDVFRTILGKMPSWVSLKDRKLMESSGKDIIANAVVAQDGTGDYQTLAEAVAAAPDKNKTRYVIYVKMGIYKENVEVTKKKMNLMIVGDGMNATIITGSLNVVDGSTTFRSATLAAVGQGFILQDLCIQNTAGPEKGQAVALRVGADMSVINRCRIDAYQDTLYAHSLRQFYRDSYVTGTVDFIFGNAAVVFQKCQLVARKPNKRQKNMVTAQGRTDPNQATGTSIQLCDIIASPDLEPVVNEFKTYLGRPWKKYSRTVVMQSYLGGHIDPSGWFEWRGDFALKTLYYGEFMNNGPGAGTSKRVKWPGYHVITDPAKAMPFTVAELIQGGSWLNSTSVAYVEGLFE; from the exons ATGGCTACTCCTCATCAATCTttgttaacaaaaacacacAAACAAAATCCAATAATCAGCTTGAAGATCCTCACTTTTGTCATAACTTTTTTTGTTGCTCTCTTCTTAGTTGTATTTCTTGTTTCTCCATATCAATTTGAGATTAAACATTCTAATCTATGTAAAACTGCACAAGATTCCCAACTCTGCCTTACTTATGTCTCTAAAATTGTCACATCAGATTCAGATGGACTTAGTATTCTGAAGaaatttttagttaaatatgtTCATCAAATGAACAGTGCAATTCCAGTGGTTCGCAAAATCAAGAATCAGATCAATGACATTCATCAACAAGGGGCTTTAACTGATTGTCTTGAGCTTCTTGATCTGTCAGTTGATTTAGTTTCTGATTCAATTGTAGCAATTGATAAAAGAAGTCACTCGGGGCATGCCAATGCGCAAAGTTGGCTAAGTGGTGTGCTTACTAACCACGTTACGTGCCTTGATTCGTTAAGTACTAAGAATGGAACAGTTCTTGATGAGTTGATCACGAGAGCTAAGGTAGCATTGGCGATGCTCGCGTCTGTAACAACTCACGATGAGGATGTTTTCAGGACGATTTTAGGGAAAATGCCATCTTGGGTGAGTTTGAAGGATAGGAAGCTGATGGAGAGTTCGGGTAAGGACATTATAGCAAATGCAGTGGTGGCACAAGATGGAACAGGGGATTATCAAACACTTGCTGAAGCAGTTGCTGCAGCACCAGATAAGAATAAGACGCGGTACGTGATTTATGTAAAGATGGGAATTTATAAAGAGAATGTTGAGGTGACtaagaagaaaatgaacttgATGATTGTTGGTGATGGAATGAATGCTACCATCATTACTGGTAGCCTTAATGTTGTCGATGGATCAACAACCTTCCGCTCTGCCACTCTTG CTGCAGTTGGCCAAGGATTTATACTACAGGACTTATGTATACAGAACACAGCAGGACCAGAGAAAGGCCAAGCAGTGGCACTACGAGTTGGAGCTGATATGTCTGTCATAAATCGTTGTCGTATAGATGCTTATCAAGACACCCTTTATGCACATTCTCTAAGGCAATTCTATCGAGACTCCTACGTGACAG GTACTGTTGATTTCATATTTGGTAATGCAGCAGTTGTATTCCAGAAATGCCAGCTCGTAGCTAGAAAACCGAATAAAAGACAGAAAAACATGGTGACTGCACAAGGCAGGACGGACCCAAATCAGGCGACTGGGACATCAATTCAGTTATGTGACATAATAGCAAGTCCGGACCTTGAACCAGTCGTGAACGAATTCAAAACGTATCTTGGTAGGCCatggaaaaaatattcaagaacTGTAGTGATGCAATCGTACCTAGGTGGTCATATTGATCCATCAGGTTGGTTTGAATGGCGCGGAGATTTTGCGTTGAAGACATTGTATTATGGTGAATTTATGAACAATGGACCTGGTGCTGGTACTAGTAAGCGTGTCAAGTGGCCTGGTTATCATGTCATTACTGATCCTGCTAAAGCTATGCCGTTCACTGTGGCTGAGCTGATTCAGGGCGGATCATGGTTGAATTCAACTAGCGTGGCGTATGTGGAAGGATTATTTGAGTAG